The Candidatus Hydrogenedentota bacterium genome has a segment encoding these proteins:
- a CDS encoding DUF1559 domain-containing protein translates to MDTRRGFTLIELLVVIAIIGILAAILLPALARAREAARRASCQNNLKEWGLVFKMYASEDSGEKFPPVQHQPPGGYGFYMTPLVTGVYPEYANDPGIYVCPSSSRHTTKDMYFDDGTPILVDWRRQTEYPNRWWSLHECYMYWGFAYDRSDAGDPMEDADPYIIIVQAFLPGISLPPDQQVPSQFVRHMLTLMTDPRVIARMTPGTETYFGPFPAFDEDTSGGMLAEGGMRYGTGGTDTVYRLREGIERFCITDINNPAATAHAQSELLVMHDWLSTTAADFNHVPGGCNVLFLDGHVDYLRYPNEKAPVMAAFAVATGIISAAFH, encoded by the coding sequence ATTCTGCTGCCGGCGCTTGCGCGGGCGCGGGAAGCGGCCCGGCGCGCCAGTTGTCAGAACAATCTGAAGGAATGGGGACTCGTCTTCAAGATGTACGCGAGTGAAGATTCCGGCGAGAAGTTCCCGCCTGTCCAGCACCAGCCGCCCGGCGGATACGGGTTTTACATGACGCCTTTGGTGACGGGGGTATATCCTGAGTATGCGAACGACCCGGGTATTTACGTTTGCCCGTCGAGTTCGCGCCACACGACCAAGGATATGTACTTTGATGATGGTACGCCAATCCTGGTCGACTGGCGGCGACAGACCGAATATCCGAACCGGTGGTGGAGCCTCCACGAGTGCTACATGTATTGGGGATTCGCGTACGATCGGAGCGACGCGGGAGACCCGATGGAAGACGCGGACCCGTATATTATCATTGTGCAGGCGTTTCTGCCGGGGATCAGCCTGCCGCCGGACCAGCAGGTGCCTTCGCAATTCGTGCGGCACATGCTGACGCTCATGACGGACCCGCGCGTTATCGCGCGGATGACTCCCGGCACGGAGACGTATTTTGGCCCGTTTCCCGCATTCGACGAGGACACAAGCGGCGGTATGCTCGCCGAGGGCGGCATGCGCTACGGCACTGGCGGCACGGACACGGTGTACCGGTTGCGCGAAGGCATCGAGCGGTTCTGCATCACGGATATCAATAATCCTGCGGCAACCGCGCATGCGCAGAGCGAACTGCTGGTCATGCATGATTGGCTGTCCACGACAGCGGCGGACTTCAACCACGTTCCGGGCGGGTGTAACGTGTTATTCCTCGATGGACATGTGGATTACCTGCGCTATCCGAACGAGAAGGCGCCCGTCATGGCGGCCTTTGCCGTCGCCACGGGCATTATCAGCGCGGCGTTTCACTGA